The sequence GCCCGGTCGGCGGCCCGACCGTCCTGGTCGACAGCGTGGTGGACGCGCTGGGCAAGCTCGCCCGCGCCGTGGTCGGCCGCGCCGACGCCGCCGTGGTCGCGCTGACCGGCTCGGCCGGCAAGACCAGTACCAAGGACCTCATCGCCCAGCTGCTCCAGCGCCTGGGCGACACCGTCTACCCGCCGGGCTCGCTCAACAACGAGATCGGCCACCCGATGACCGCCCTGCGGGTCGAGGACGGCACCCGGCACCTGGTGCTGGAGATGGGCGCCCGGCACAAGGGCGACATCGAGTACCTCACCTCGATCACCCCGCCCCGGATCGGCCTGGTGCTCAACGTCGGCATGGCCCACGTCGGCGAGTTCGGCTCCCAGGAGGCGATCGCCGAGGCCAAGGGCGAGCTGGTCGAGGCGCTGCCCGCGGACGGCGTCGCGATCCTCAACGCGGACGACCGCCTGGTGCGCGCGATGGCCTCCCGGACGAAGGCCCGGGTGGTGTACTTCGGCGAGTCCGCCGAGGCCGACGTCCGGGCACGGGATGTTCGCCTCGACTCCACCGGACGTCCATCGTTCACGCTGAGCACCCCGGCCGGTTCCGCGCCCGTGCAGCTGCGCCTGTACGGTGAGCACCACGTCTCGAACGCCCTCGCCGCCGCAGCGGTGGCGACGGAGCTCGGGATGACCGTCGACGACACCGCCGAAGCACTGAGCGAGGCGGGTGCGCTGTCCCGCTGGCGCATGGAGGTCGTCGACCGGGCCGATGGTGTCACCGTCGTCAACGACGCCTACAACGCGAACCCCGACTCGATGCGGGCCGCGCTGCGGGCGCTGATCTCGATGGGGGGGCGCGGCCCGGAGCGCCGTCGCACCTGGGCGGTGCTCGGCGAGATGCGGGAGCTCGGCGAGGACAGCCTGGCCGAGCACGACGCCATCGGGCGGCTCGCCGTCCGGCTGGACGTCACCAAGCTGGTGGCGGTCGGCGGACGCGAGGCGGCCTGCATGGAACTGGGCGCGAGGAACGAAGGTTCGTGGGGTGAGGAGTCGGTGCTGGTGTCCGACGCGGACGCGGCGGTCGAACTGCTGCGCAGTCAGCTGCGGCCGGGGGATGTGGTGCTGGTGAAGGCGTCCCGTTCGGTGGGGCTGGAGAAGGTGGCCGAGGCCCTCCTCGCGGACGGTGCGGCCGAGTAATGAAGCAGATCCTCTTCTCCGGCATGATCGGCCTGATCCTGTCGCTGGCCGGCACCCCCGCGCTGATCAAGCTGCTCGCCCGGCAGGGCTACGGCCAGTACATCCGTGACGACGGCCCCAAGGCGCACCACAGCAAAAAGGGCACGCCCACCATGGGCGGCATCGCGTTCATCCTGGCGACCCTGATCGCCTACTTCGCCACCAAGGCGATAACGCGCGAGAGCCCGACCGCCTCCGGCCTGCTGGTGCTGTTCCTGACGACCGGTCTGGGCCTGGTCGGCTTCCTCGACGACTACATCAAGGTCGTCAAGCGCCGTTCCCTCGGCCTGCGGGCCAAGGCCAAGCTGGCCGGCCAGTCGATCGTCGGTCTGGCCTTCGCGGTGCTGGCCCTGCAGTTCCCCGACAACGCCGGCCGTACCCCGGCCTCGGAGCACCTCTCCTTCGTCCGGGACTTCGAGTGGGCCGTCGGCCCGGTCCTGTTCGTCATCTTCGCGTACTTCCTGATCGCCGCGACCTCCAACGGCGTCAACCTGACGGACGGTCTGGACGGTCTGGCCACCGGCGCCTCGGTGATGGCCTTCGGCGCCTACACCTTCATCGGCGTCTGGGAGTACGGCCAGAGCTGCGCCTACGTCTCCTCGGCCACCGCCAACTGCTACGACGTCCGCGACCCGCTGGACCTCGCGGTGGTCGCCGCCGCCCTGATGGGCTCCTGCTTCGGCTTCCTCTGGTGGAACACCTCGCCCGCCAAGATCTTCATGGGCGACACCGGCTCGCTGGCCCTCGGCGGCGCGCTGGCCGGTCTGGCGATCTGCTCGCGCACCGAGATCCTGCTCGTCCTGCTGGGCGGCCTCTTCGTGATCATCACCCTCTCGGTGATCATCCAGGTCGGCTCGTTCCGGATGACCGGCAAGCGCGTGTTCAAGATGGCCCCGTTGCAGCACCACTTCGAACTCAAGGGCTGGAGCGAGGTCCTGGTCGTGGTCCGGTTCTGGATCATCCAGGGCCTGTGCGTGGCCGTCGGCCTCGGCCTCTTCTACGCGGGATGGGTGACCGGATGACCGACGCCGACCTGTCCGGGGCCCCGGACACCGACCTGCCGGACTGGTCCGGCCTGCCGGTCACCGTCGCCGGTCTCGGCGTCTCCGGCATCAGCGCCGCCCGGGTCCTGCACGGTCTCGGCGCGCTGGTCACGGTCGTCGACGGCGGCTCCGGCGCGGGCCTGAAGGCCCGCGCGGCCGAGCTCGAGGCGCTCGGCGTCACCGTCCGCCTCGGCGACGGCGACACCCTGCCCGAGGGCACCCGCCTCGTCGTCACCTCGCCCGGCTGGCCGCCGAGCAGCCCGCTGTTCGCGGCCGCCGGCCGGGCCGGCGTCGACATCTGGGGCGACGTCGAGCTGGCCTGGCGGCTGCGCAGGCCGCACCCCGCCACCGGCGAGCCGGCTCCCTGGCTGGCCGTCACCGGCACCAACGGCAAGACCACCACGGTCCAGATGCTGGCCTCGATCCTGACCGCCGCCGGCCGGCGCACCGCCGCCGTCGGCAACGTCGGCGTCTCGGTGCTGGACGCGGTGCTCGCCGAGGAGCCGTACGACGTGCTCGCCGTCGAGCTCTCCAGCTACCAGCTGCACTGGGCGTCCTCGCTGCGCCCGCACTCGGCGGCCGTGCTCAACCTGGCCCCGGACCACCTGGACTGGCACGGCTCGATGGAGGCGTACGCCGCCGACAAGGGCCGGATCTACCAGGGCAACACCGTCGCCTGCGTGTACAACCTGGCCGACCCGGCCACCGAGGCGCTGGTCCGCGAGGCCGACGTCGAGGAGGGCTGCCGGGCGATCGGCTTCGGCCTCGGCGCGCCCGGCCTGTCGAACCTCGGCGTGGTCGACGGCCTGCTGGTGGACCGGGCGTTCGTGTCCGACCGGGCCAAGAACGCGGCCGAGCTCGGCTCGGTCGAGGACGTCAGCCCGCCGGCCCCGCACAACATCAGCAACGCGCTGGCCGCCGCCGCGCTGGCCCGCGCCTACGGGGTGGAGCCGAAGGCGGTCCGCGAGGGCCTGCGGGCCTTCCGCCCCGACGCGCACCGGATCGCCGAGGTCGCGGTGGTCGACGGCGTCACCTGGATCGACGACTCCAAGGCGACCAACACCCACGCCGCCGCGGCCTCGCTGGCCGCGTACCGGCCGGTGGTCTGGATCGCCGGCGGCCTGGCCAAGGGCGCGGAGTTCGACGACCTGGTCCGGGGCGCGGCCGAGCGGCTGCGGGCCGCCGTGCTGATCGGCGAGGACCGCGCGCTGATCCGGGAGGCGCTGGCGCGACACGCGCCGGATGTCCCGGTGATCGAGGCGGCCGAGGGCCAGACTGGCGCGGTGGCGATGACCGAGGTGGTCCGCGCGGCCGCTTCGCTCGCCCGAACGGGTGACACGGTGCTGTTGGCCCCGGCCTGTGCCTCGATGGACATGTTCACCAACTACGGCGAGCGCGGAGACCTCTTCGCCGCGTCCGTCCGGGAGCTGGCGGACGGGGACCGGTAGCGCGGCGGACGGCCTCCGGCCGCGGTCGCCGCGCCCGCCGGAGGCCGACGGGGCACGACAGAAGGGGAGCGTTGTGGCCGGGAGCGGCAGGGCGGGTGGTTCGGGCATGCCGGAGAAGGGCGGCCCGGCCGAGCCGCTGCGGGTGATCTCGGCCACCACCACCGCCTACAAGTCGGCCGGTCCGCTGGCCCGGCTGCAGGCGTTCCGGGCCCGGGTGCGGTACGCCCTGGACCGGCCGCTGACGCCGTACCTGCTGATCGCCGGCACGGTGCTGCTGCTGGTCGTGCTCGGTCTGATGATGGTCTCCTCGGCCTCGCAGATCCTCGCGCTGGGCCAGCACCGCTCGACCCAGTTCTACTTCTACAAGCAGTTGCTCGCCGTCCTGCTCGGCCTCGCGCTGCTGCTCGGCTTCGCCCTCGTCCCGGTGGCGGTGCTGCGGGTGATCGTCTACCCGGTGATGTTCGCCGTGATCGGGGCCATGGTGCTGGTGGCGATCCCCGGCATCGGCATGGAGGTCAACGGCAACCGGAACTGGCTGGATTTCGGGGTGTTCCAGTTCCAGCCCTCCGAGTTCGCCAAGCTCGCCCTCGTGCTCTGGGGCGCCGACCTGCTGGCCCGCAAGCAGAAGACCGGCACCCTCGGCGAGTGGAAGCACCTGCTGATCCCGCTGGTGCCCGGCACCCTGCTGCTGATCGTGCTGATCATGCTCGGCGGCGACATGGGCACCACGATGATCCTGGTGGCCATGCTGTTCGGACTGCTCTGG comes from Streptomyces sp. TLI_053 and encodes:
- the murF gene encoding UDP-N-acetylmuramoyl-tripeptide--D-alanyl-D-alanine ligase codes for the protein MIALTLAEVAAAVGGTLTGADPDALVTAPVEVDSRKVRPGGLFAAFVGENVDGHDYADRALAAGAVAVLASRPVGGPTVLVDSVVDALGKLARAVVGRADAAVVALTGSAGKTSTKDLIAQLLQRLGDTVYPPGSLNNEIGHPMTALRVEDGTRHLVLEMGARHKGDIEYLTSITPPRIGLVLNVGMAHVGEFGSQEAIAEAKGELVEALPADGVAILNADDRLVRAMASRTKARVVYFGESAEADVRARDVRLDSTGRPSFTLSTPAGSAPVQLRLYGEHHVSNALAAAAVATELGMTVDDTAEALSEAGALSRWRMEVVDRADGVTVVNDAYNANPDSMRAALRALISMGGRGPERRRTWAVLGEMRELGEDSLAEHDAIGRLAVRLDVTKLVAVGGREAACMELGARNEGSWGEESVLVSDADAAVELLRSQLRPGDVVLVKASRSVGLEKVAEALLADGAAE
- the mraY gene encoding phospho-N-acetylmuramoyl-pentapeptide-transferase — its product is MKQILFSGMIGLILSLAGTPALIKLLARQGYGQYIRDDGPKAHHSKKGTPTMGGIAFILATLIAYFATKAITRESPTASGLLVLFLTTGLGLVGFLDDYIKVVKRRSLGLRAKAKLAGQSIVGLAFAVLALQFPDNAGRTPASEHLSFVRDFEWAVGPVLFVIFAYFLIAATSNGVNLTDGLDGLATGASVMAFGAYTFIGVWEYGQSCAYVSSATANCYDVRDPLDLAVVAAALMGSCFGFLWWNTSPAKIFMGDTGSLALGGALAGLAICSRTEILLVLLGGLFVIITLSVIIQVGSFRMTGKRVFKMAPLQHHFELKGWSEVLVVVRFWIIQGLCVAVGLGLFYAGWVTG
- the murD gene encoding UDP-N-acetylmuramoyl-L-alanine--D-glutamate ligase, translated to MTDADLSGAPDTDLPDWSGLPVTVAGLGVSGISAARVLHGLGALVTVVDGGSGAGLKARAAELEALGVTVRLGDGDTLPEGTRLVVTSPGWPPSSPLFAAAGRAGVDIWGDVELAWRLRRPHPATGEPAPWLAVTGTNGKTTTVQMLASILTAAGRRTAAVGNVGVSVLDAVLAEEPYDVLAVELSSYQLHWASSLRPHSAAVLNLAPDHLDWHGSMEAYAADKGRIYQGNTVACVYNLADPATEALVREADVEEGCRAIGFGLGAPGLSNLGVVDGLLVDRAFVSDRAKNAAELGSVEDVSPPAPHNISNALAAAALARAYGVEPKAVREGLRAFRPDAHRIAEVAVVDGVTWIDDSKATNTHAAAASLAAYRPVVWIAGGLAKGAEFDDLVRGAAERLRAAVLIGEDRALIREALARHAPDVPVIEAAEGQTGAVAMTEVVRAAASLARTGDTVLLAPACASMDMFTNYGERGDLFAASVRELADGDR